From one Bacteriovorax sp. BAL6_X genomic stretch:
- a CDS encoding AI-2E family transporter has translation MQNKFNVTYVFFGCIFLLVCYLVWMMAKQMIAPIIFGFVLAGVFNPLNNRFIEKYKLSDNLAATVTSCLIILLVLIPLIFLSIALSKEALSLYQTIMKAMSHHEVNDFLFGDGPVAVLIKSVSDITGVDIDMEQVKTTVFGTLKGISGTVISSINSIVGNIITFIFDLAIMMIVVFGIFVEGKRLKTYIFDLSPLPSDQEQKILDKFNQMNYVTLVCNGVGGVIQGVLGGLALWAAGIESVVLWTVLMIFLAFVPLVGISIVTIPASLYLVLTGSPASGVALFIFTALVGLIVENWFKPKFIGNRIQINSTFVLLAIIGGMGVFGMGGIFYGPIIGILFLTIVEIYHDQYNVVS, from the coding sequence ATGCAAAATAAATTTAACGTAACGTACGTATTCTTCGGTTGTATCTTTCTTTTAGTCTGTTACCTTGTTTGGATGATGGCCAAGCAAATGATTGCTCCAATCATTTTTGGCTTTGTCTTAGCAGGTGTTTTTAATCCACTAAATAATCGCTTTATTGAGAAGTATAAACTTTCTGATAATTTAGCGGCTACAGTTACAAGTTGTCTTATTATTCTATTGGTTCTTATTCCTCTCATCTTCCTATCAATCGCTCTTAGTAAGGAAGCCTTAAGTCTTTATCAAACAATAATGAAGGCAATGTCTCACCATGAGGTAAATGATTTCTTATTTGGAGATGGTCCCGTTGCTGTTCTTATTAAAAGTGTTTCCGATATCACAGGTGTTGATATTGATATGGAGCAAGTTAAGACAACAGTATTTGGAACTCTAAAAGGAATCTCTGGAACGGTTATTTCTAGTATTAACTCGATCGTTGGAAATATTATTACTTTTATTTTTGATCTTGCGATAATGATGATTGTGGTCTTTGGTATTTTTGTTGAAGGAAAAAGACTCAAAACATATATTTTCGATCTTTCACCACTACCATCAGATCAAGAACAAAAGATTCTCGATAAATTTAACCAAATGAATTACGTGACTCTTGTTTGTAATGGAGTTGGAGGGGTAATTCAAGGCGTACTTGGAGGACTTGCTCTTTGGGCCGCAGGTATTGAGTCTGTTGTGCTTTGGACAGTTCTGATGATATTCCTAGCATTTGTTCCACTTGTTGGGATTTCAATTGTAACAATCCCTGCAAGTCTTTATCTGGTTCTGACAGGTAGTCCTGCTTCAGGAGTGGCGCTATTTATTTTTACAGCACTTGTTGGCCTGATTGTTGAAAATTGGTTCAAACCAAAGTTTATTGGTAACCGTATTCAAATTAATTCAACTTTTGTCTTACTTGCAATTATTGGAGGGATGGGAGTATTTGGAATGGGTGGAATCTTCTATGGCCCAATTATAGGAATTCTCTTTTTAACAATTGTTGAAATTTATCATGATCAATATAACGTCGTATCATAG
- a CDS encoding Na/Pi cotransporter family protein, giving the protein MEVFKLIYSVLGGLGIFFYGMKNMSEALQSVAGDVVKNTINKITTNRFSAIIVGTLVTIFVQSSSVTSVMTVGFVNAGLMNLSQAIGVILGANIGTTVTGWIISIKVGKYGLLFIGLGIFPLLFAKTNRYRQIGRILFSVGMIFFGLSIMSNAFKPLRTMPEFLSMISYFSEQNYGAYFACIIVGCILTVVIQSSSAMLGITIALASSGVIQFHTAAALVLGENIGTTITALLASVGANITAKRAARAHAIFNLLGVLIIFLFFPFYVEFIDYLVPGAANAVNAEGDFVNVAVHIASGHTIFNVAATVIFIPFLNQLANFVTKITPATGEKEQHHLVMLGDPSQMVTAAALAQAQAEVNKMKDIVSRLYALAEEIYIKQNFKDQERISLKAKDYERITDNIQKEVTIFIVKLMVNPLSEDESRRAQSMIKEVDELESIADYIERLIAYSARGDISKLIRDEAKKDFDALFVNVKAFYDSVSNQILLDRVDYSVAERKSKELRDQAEQIRKKHLDRVSSGEYDALGALTYSDMIVALRKIRSHTENAAQAHV; this is encoded by the coding sequence GTGGAAGTCTTTAAGCTCATTTATTCTGTTTTAGGAGGTCTTGGAATTTTCTTCTATGGAATGAAGAATATGTCCGAGGCCTTACAGTCTGTTGCCGGTGATGTTGTAAAAAATACGATTAACAAAATTACAACAAATCGCTTCTCAGCTATCATCGTTGGAACTCTTGTCACGATCTTTGTTCAAAGCTCATCTGTCACATCTGTGATGACGGTAGGTTTTGTTAATGCTGGACTCATGAACTTAAGTCAAGCAATCGGAGTCATTCTAGGTGCAAATATTGGAACAACTGTTACCGGGTGGATTATTTCAATAAAGGTAGGGAAGTATGGCCTACTATTTATTGGACTAGGAATCTTTCCTCTCTTATTTGCTAAAACTAATCGCTATCGTCAAATTGGGCGTATCTTATTTTCTGTTGGGATGATCTTCTTTGGCCTAAGTATTATGTCTAATGCATTCAAACCTCTAAGAACGATGCCTGAATTCTTAAGTATGATTTCATACTTTTCTGAACAAAACTACGGCGCATACTTTGCTTGTATCATCGTTGGTTGTATTTTGACTGTTGTTATTCAATCTTCTTCGGCCATGCTAGGGATTACCATTGCTCTTGCTAGTTCAGGAGTGATTCAATTTCATACGGCGGCAGCACTCGTATTAGGTGAGAATATTGGAACAACGATTACGGCCCTTCTTGCTAGCGTTGGGGCAAATATAACGGCCAAAAGGGCCGCTCGTGCTCACGCTATATTCAATCTTCTGGGTGTACTTATAATCTTCTTATTCTTTCCATTCTATGTTGAGTTTATCGATTATCTTGTTCCCGGAGCTGCTAATGCTGTGAACGCGGAAGGTGACTTTGTGAATGTTGCTGTTCATATTGCCTCTGGACATACGATTTTTAATGTTGCAGCAACCGTTATTTTTATTCCATTTCTCAATCAATTAGCAAACTTTGTCACAAAGATCACACCTGCGACAGGAGAAAAAGAACAGCATCATCTTGTGATGCTTGGAGATCCAAGTCAAATGGTGACGGCCGCAGCACTTGCTCAGGCACAGGCCGAAGTTAATAAAATGAAAGATATCGTTTCTAGACTTTACGCTCTTGCCGAAGAGATTTACATAAAACAAAACTTTAAGGATCAAGAACGAATTTCTCTTAAGGCCAAGGACTACGAGAGGATTACTGATAATATTCAAAAAGAAGTTACGATCTTCATTGTTAAACTTATGGTTAATCCTTTAAGTGAAGACGAATCTCGTCGCGCTCAATCGATGATTAAAGAAGTTGATGAACTAGAGAGTATTGCTGATTATATTGAAAGACTTATTGCATATAGTGCTCGTGGTGATATCTCTAAGCTTATTCGTGATGAAGCAAAGAAAGATTTTGATGCTCTGTTTGTTAATGTTAAGGCCTTCTATGATTCAGTCTCAAATCAAATATTACTGGATCGAGTGGACTATAGCGTTGCAGAACGAAAGTCAAAGGAATTACGGGATCAGGCAGAGCAGATAAGAAAGAAGCATTTAGATCGTGTTTCAAGTGGCGAATACGATGCTTTGGGTGCTCTTACATATTCTGATATGATAGTAGCTCTTAGAAAAATTAGAAGTCACACAGAGAATGCGGCACAGGCCCATGTTTAG
- the yghU gene encoding glutathione-dependent disulfide-bond oxidoreductase: protein MNQKYEPPKVWTFKEGNGGEFASINRPTAGARFEKKLPQGEHPFQLYSLGTPNGVKVTIMLEELLELGIKEAEYDAYLINIGEADQFGSDFVAINPNSKIPALLDKNDGNPIRVFESASILVYLAEKFGHFLPKNPAKRAEVFNWLFWQMGSAPYLGGGFGHFYAYAPEKFEYPIDRFAMETKRQLDVLDKQLSNHKYIAGDEYSIADMAIFPWYGALVKGKLYDAAEFLSVHEYKNIIRWADELIKRPAVLRGRLVNRTWGDEDQQILERHSQSDFDAKDITYR from the coding sequence ATGAATCAAAAATATGAACCACCAAAAGTATGGACATTTAAAGAAGGCAATGGGGGAGAGTTTGCAAGTATCAATCGCCCAACTGCAGGAGCACGCTTTGAAAAGAAGCTTCCACAAGGAGAGCATCCTTTTCAATTATACTCGTTAGGAACGCCTAATGGAGTTAAGGTTACGATTATGCTCGAAGAATTATTAGAGCTTGGAATTAAAGAAGCTGAGTACGATGCTTATTTAATTAATATTGGGGAAGCGGACCAGTTTGGTTCTGATTTTGTTGCTATCAATCCAAACTCTAAGATACCTGCTTTACTTGATAAAAATGACGGAAATCCGATTCGTGTTTTTGAATCAGCTTCAATTCTTGTTTACTTGGCGGAGAAATTTGGTCACTTCTTACCAAAGAATCCAGCTAAGAGAGCAGAAGTTTTTAATTGGCTATTTTGGCAAATGGGAAGCGCTCCATATTTAGGAGGAGGCTTTGGTCATTTCTATGCGTATGCACCTGAAAAATTTGAATACCCAATAGACCGCTTTGCGATGGAGACAAAGAGACAGCTTGATGTACTTGATAAACAATTATCAAATCATAAGTATATCGCAGGGGATGAATACTCGATTGCAGATATGGCAATTTTTCCGTGGTATGGCGCACTTGTAAAAGGCAAGCTCTATGATGCGGCAGAATTCTTATCTGTACATGAATATAAGAATATTATACGTTGGGCAGATGAATTAATTAAGAGACCAGCTGTACTTAGAGGTAGATTAGTCAATCGTACTTGGGGTGATGAAGATCAACAAATCCTTGAGCGCCATAGTCAAAGTGACTTTGACGCTAAGGATATTACATATCGTTAA
- a CDS encoding chromosome condensation regulator RCC1 repeat protein: protein MKSILLLSVILLMTSCLKESEVTFNFGFEVVGLEVILSDSSSGSTTHSNTNSIDMTKSGGDDLTQYCISETQTIAPADTNAGSCGGGNWVTGFPASFALSGGDGLKTVYIFGADSSNAISSETVTKTITLDTTDPTAVSALTLGTVPASLSTTPTITWTTDSTDNLVLVGYQVRVVKDSDSSVEQDWTTFTKGDSVSGLTLDGAEDYRIEIRAIDEAGNTSVVVSDTYTTLNVAGGLTLGATEFSLLYQPGGAGPGETQSITLTNSGGISTGLLQAPLIYGSSSNFQMTNDTCTGTSLNPGETCTIDMTINAAADGYYFANIYITDGTIVSSEHRVQGMATGYSPGNLYYFGSWDVGAPIDVYDPQKFQSLYPNDLNKVLGNLTWSKIVAGDQHSCGITTESKLYCWGEGWYGEIGYGVDEPKYIPHIVDGEKTWKDVSTGYRLTCAIDGSDDLYCWGDNSYYRFGDGTATDSFVPKLVPGGMKWKSISARNYHVCAINSLDDLYCWGRNNYGQIGMGDNTTTITAPTLINSGTKWKNVAVGEYTTCALTLAGVGYCWGMGANHVIGDGLSADTYSPSPVSGGLIFDKIEVHWFHACGLTNTSDIYCWGTDFSGEGNLGDGLGTTSNVPVQVTGTQTWVDISVRGRHSCGIDNLNQMYCWGEGEEGEIGDGDIQNRLTPTLVIGGHNWASASASDYLSCGVTTGGDGYCWGQYWNWGQAGTGMGNAGLFMPKKVPLAKTWKSMAAGYMLHCGIDDSDDAYCMGRDQYGELGNGAADTATYSHPSTIVTGGHKWASLSANYDSVCGVTTSNVGYCWGRNNYGQIGSGDTTASFHDPNLIVGGHSWSKISVGYYHTCGIRTDGAAYCWGTNRYGGIGNGVATGNTTTLTTTPTAVNGGLTFTDIGTGDHFACGLATDNKIYCWGYDNRGQLGNDTSYVSSSTPVEVVGGGVWTTLSVGESHACALQASGDGYCWGSGNNGALGQGDYTNQPEPAIITGRSWSKLVSGMWHTCGIENVTGDMYCFGYGEGGEIGNFPDTFWGSVETLLLYDRGIKFSEIFLGGSATFGIAAP, encoded by the coding sequence ATGAAAAGTATTCTATTGTTGTCGGTTATTCTTTTAATGACTAGTTGTTTGAAAGAGTCTGAAGTTACATTTAATTTTGGATTTGAAGTAGTGGGCCTTGAAGTTATCTTAAGTGATAGTAGTTCAGGTTCAACAACACATTCAAATACTAATAGTATTGATATGACAAAGAGTGGTGGTGATGACCTAACTCAATATTGTATCAGTGAGACACAAACAATAGCACCTGCTGATACAAATGCTGGCTCATGTGGAGGAGGAAATTGGGTAACAGGTTTTCCTGCTTCATTTGCTTTATCAGGCGGTGATGGTCTAAAGACTGTTTATATTTTTGGAGCCGATAGCTCTAATGCTATTTCTTCTGAGACAGTCACAAAAACAATTACTCTTGATACAACAGACCCTACTGCTGTGTCGGCCCTGACTTTGGGAACAGTACCGGCCAGCTTATCAACAACTCCTACTATTACATGGACGACAGACTCAACTGATAACCTTGTTCTTGTTGGTTACCAGGTAAGAGTCGTTAAAGATTCTGACTCTTCAGTTGAGCAGGATTGGACTACTTTTACAAAGGGAGACTCTGTAAGTGGCCTGACATTAGATGGTGCTGAAGATTATCGAATCGAAATTCGCGCCATTGATGAAGCCGGAAACACAAGTGTTGTGGTATCGGATACGTATACAACTTTAAATGTAGCAGGAGGTTTAACTCTTGGTGCAACAGAATTCTCACTACTCTATCAGCCAGGTGGAGCGGGCCCAGGGGAGACTCAGTCGATCACTCTAACTAATTCTGGTGGTATTTCAACTGGATTACTTCAGGCGCCTCTTATTTATGGGAGTTCATCTAATTTTCAAATGACAAATGATACATGTACGGGAACTAGTTTAAACCCTGGTGAAACTTGTACAATCGATATGACAATTAATGCAGCAGCTGATGGATACTATTTTGCAAATATTTATATCACAGATGGGACGATCGTATCTTCCGAACATCGAGTGCAAGGGATGGCCACAGGATACAGTCCTGGGAACTTATATTATTTTGGTTCATGGGATGTTGGTGCACCAATTGATGTTTATGATCCACAAAAGTTTCAATCTCTTTACCCAAATGATCTTAATAAAGTTCTTGGAAATCTTACTTGGTCAAAAATAGTTGCTGGAGATCAGCACTCTTGTGGAATTACAACTGAGTCAAAACTCTACTGTTGGGGTGAAGGATGGTACGGTGAAATTGGTTATGGAGTCGATGAGCCTAAGTATATTCCTCATATCGTTGATGGTGAGAAAACGTGGAAGGATGTCTCTACTGGTTATCGTCTAACATGCGCAATTGATGGCAGTGATGATCTCTATTGTTGGGGAGATAATTCTTATTATCGATTTGGAGATGGAACAGCTACTGATTCATTTGTTCCAAAGCTTGTTCCGGGAGGAATGAAGTGGAAGTCGATTTCTGCTCGTAATTATCACGTTTGCGCTATTAACTCCCTTGATGATCTTTATTGTTGGGGAAGAAATAATTATGGTCAAATCGGAATGGGAGATAACACTACAACAATTACTGCTCCAACTTTAATTAATTCGGGAACGAAGTGGAAAAATGTTGCTGTCGGTGAATATACGACATGTGCTTTAACACTCGCGGGAGTTGGGTATTGTTGGGGAATGGGAGCTAACCATGTTATAGGGGATGGTCTAAGTGCTGACACATATTCACCTAGTCCTGTTAGCGGTGGCCTAATATTTGATAAAATCGAAGTTCATTGGTTTCATGCCTGTGGACTAACAAATACAAGTGATATTTATTGTTGGGGAACGGACTTTAGTGGGGAAGGAAATTTAGGGGATGGCCTAGGGACAACTTCTAATGTCCCTGTACAAGTTACTGGTACTCAAACTTGGGTTGATATTTCGGTGAGAGGAAGACACTCGTGTGGTATCGACAATTTAAATCAAATGTACTGCTGGGGTGAAGGTGAAGAGGGAGAGATTGGAGACGGTGATATTCAAAATCGCCTGACACCAACTCTTGTTATTGGTGGCCATAATTGGGCATCCGCTTCAGCTTCTGACTATTTAAGTTGTGGTGTTACAACAGGTGGTGATGGCTACTGTTGGGGGCAGTATTGGAACTGGGGACAGGCCGGTACAGGTATGGGGAATGCTGGACTTTTTATGCCTAAGAAAGTTCCATTGGCAAAAACATGGAAATCGATGGCCGCAGGGTATATGCTCCATTGTGGTATTGACGACTCTGATGATGCTTATTGTATGGGACGAGATCAATATGGTGAACTAGGTAATGGTGCAGCTGACACGGCCACATATTCACACCCATCGACAATAGTTACAGGTGGCCATAAGTGGGCGTCTCTTAGTGCTAATTATGACTCTGTGTGTGGGGTAACAACTTCTAATGTTGGTTACTGTTGGGGACGAAATAATTACGGGCAAATTGGAAGTGGTGATACAACAGCGTCCTTTCATGATCCTAATTTAATTGTAGGTGGTCATAGTTGGAGTAAGATCTCTGTTGGTTACTATCATACTTGTGGAATACGCACAGATGGCGCTGCATACTGCTGGGGAACGAACCGCTATGGTGGAATAGGAAATGGCGTGGCGACAGGAAATACGACAACTCTTACGACAACACCAACTGCAGTTAATGGAGGCCTTACTTTTACAGATATTGGAACTGGTGACCACTTTGCTTGTGGATTAGCAACAGATAATAAAATCTACTGCTGGGGTTATGATAACCGAGGACAGCTAGGGAATGATACATCTTACGTTAGCTCTTCTACTCCAGTTGAAGTTGTCGGAGGTGGTGTTTGGACAACGCTATCTGTTGGTGAATCTCACGCTTGTGCTCTTCAGGCCAGTGGAGATGGTTACTGTTGGGGAAGTGGTAATAACGGAGCTCTTGGACAAGGGGATTATACAAATCAACCTGAACCAGCAATTATAACTGGCCGTTCTTGGAGTAAACTCGTTTCTGGAATGTGGCACACTTGCGGAATTGAAAATGTAACAGGTGATATGTACTGCTTTGGTTATGGTGAAGGTGGTGAGATTGGAAACTTTCCAGATACTTTTTGGGGCTCAGTTGAAACATTATTACTCTATGACCGAGGGATTAAGTTTTCAGAGATCTTCTTAGGAGGGTCAGCGACATTTGGTATCGCTGCCCCTTAG
- the egtB gene encoding ergothioneine biosynthesis protein EgtB produces MCVEKYRLIRESTLKICIGLKIEDFTVQSASEVSPPKWHLAHTTWFFEEFILNKYSPGYEKFNDEYSLLFNSYYKSVGTHWKQEKRGLLSRPTVQEVLNYRNHVDAAMLALLETTMEPERIEFLLEIGLNHEQQHQELLLMDIKHILSSSPLSPVYSEKRLEAFSAGSLKWRHFKEGVHELGNSESEFAYDNERPCHKRYINSFAIRESYISNGEYLEFINSGGYHSFQYWLSDGWDWINEEKIQSPLYWRLIEGEWYEFTLHGLVLLDMYAPVSHISLYEAQAFANWSGQRLPTEFELELFLGDSKLPLWCWTSSHYSPYPSYESYMGGLGEYNSKFMCNQFVLRGGCFATPSEHYRNTYRNFYRAHQRWMFSGIRVAKDI; encoded by the coding sequence CTGTGCGTTGAAAAGTATCGACTCATAAGAGAGAGCACTCTAAAGATCTGCATCGGGCTTAAGATTGAAGACTTTACAGTACAGTCAGCTTCGGAGGTAAGCCCTCCTAAGTGGCATCTCGCTCATACGACTTGGTTTTTCGAAGAGTTCATTTTGAACAAGTACTCACCTGGATATGAAAAATTTAATGATGAATATAGCTTATTATTTAATTCTTACTACAAGTCAGTAGGGACTCATTGGAAACAAGAAAAGAGAGGACTACTATCTAGGCCCACTGTTCAAGAAGTTTTGAACTATCGTAATCACGTGGATGCTGCAATGTTAGCCTTGTTGGAGACAACAATGGAACCTGAAAGAATTGAGTTTCTTTTAGAAATTGGATTAAACCACGAACAACAGCACCAAGAGTTACTTCTGATGGATATTAAACATATCCTAAGCTCCTCTCCGCTATCTCCTGTCTACTCTGAAAAGAGATTGGAGGCATTTTCGGCCGGATCATTAAAGTGGAGGCACTTTAAAGAGGGAGTTCATGAGCTAGGAAATAGTGAGAGTGAATTTGCCTACGATAATGAGAGGCCATGTCATAAAAGGTATATAAACTCATTTGCCATTCGTGAAAGCTATATCTCTAATGGTGAGTATTTAGAGTTTATTAATTCCGGAGGGTATCATAGCTTTCAGTATTGGTTGAGTGACGGTTGGGATTGGATTAATGAAGAAAAGATTCAATCACCACTTTATTGGAGACTAATCGAAGGAGAGTGGTATGAATTCACTCTTCACGGTTTAGTGCTACTTGATATGTATGCACCGGTTTCTCATATAAGCTTATATGAGGCCCAGGCATTTGCGAATTGGTCAGGTCAACGCTTGCCTACAGAGTTTGAATTAGAGCTGTTTCTTGGGGATAGTAAATTACCACTTTGGTGTTGGACTTCTTCCCATTACTCACCATATCCATCTTATGAATCATATATGGGTGGCCTAGGGGAGTATAATAGTAAATTTATGTGTAATCAGTTTGTTCTGCGTGGAGGCTGTTTTGCAACTCCTAGTGAACATTACAGAAATACGTATAGAAATTTCTACCGTGCTCATCAGAGATGGATGTTTTCGGGGATTAGAGTTGCAAAGGATATATAA
- the egtD gene encoding L-histidine N(alpha)-methyltransferase produces MEVSVLREVSEEQNSEFLEEFAIDVLTGLSKPDKRLSTKYFYDDRGSDLFQKITQHRDYYLTRTEFNILKESSSKIANLISEDEVDIIELGAGDGHKSELVIDGFLGQGKRVNYFPIDISAQALKQMEENITHKSELEIHGIVADYLQGLKFLKERSKRRKIVLFLGSNIGNFDRTQSENFLRQLWKYLNSDDYLLIGFDLKKDVEKLSAAYNDSSGYTRDFNLNLLDRINRELGGNFDKDKFQHLGVFNPKLGAMESYLLPKEKQEVYIKVLEHRFEFEAYEPLHLEYSFKYTKEDIERTCQHTGFKLKDHFTDKDQLFIDSLWQVVKN; encoded by the coding sequence ATGGAAGTGTCAGTACTTAGAGAAGTTAGTGAAGAGCAAAATTCAGAATTCTTAGAAGAGTTTGCAATTGATGTTTTAACGGGCCTATCAAAACCTGATAAACGATTATCGACAAAGTATTTTTATGATGATCGTGGAAGTGATTTATTTCAAAAGATCACTCAACATCGCGACTACTATTTAACTCGTACAGAGTTTAATATTTTAAAAGAATCGAGTTCAAAGATAGCCAATTTAATAAGCGAAGATGAAGTTGATATCATTGAGTTAGGTGCTGGAGATGGACATAAGAGTGAGCTGGTTATTGATGGCTTCTTAGGGCAAGGAAAGAGAGTCAATTACTTTCCAATTGATATTTCGGCTCAAGCACTAAAGCAGATGGAAGAGAATATTACTCACAAATCTGAGTTGGAAATTCATGGTATTGTTGCGGATTACTTGCAGGGGCTTAAGTTTTTAAAAGAAAGATCTAAGAGGAGAAAAATAGTTCTCTTTCTTGGCTCAAATATTGGAAACTTTGATCGTACCCAAAGTGAGAATTTCCTTCGGCAGTTATGGAAGTACTTAAATAGTGATGATTATCTTCTTATTGGCTTTGATCTTAAGAAAGATGTGGAGAAGTTAAGTGCTGCTTATAATGATTCCAGCGGCTACACTCGTGACTTTAATCTTAATTTACTTGATAGAATCAACCGAGAGCTCGGTGGAAATTTTGATAAAGATAAGTTTCAACACCTTGGTGTCTTTAACCCTAAGTTGGGGGCAATGGAGAGTTACTTGCTTCCTAAGGAGAAGCAGGAGGTGTATATCAAAGTGCTAGAGCATCGTTTTGAGTTTGAAGCCTATGAGCCACTGCATCTCGAATATTCATTCAAGTACACGAAAGAGGATATTGAGCGAACGTGTCAGCACACTGGCTTCAAGCTAAAGGATCACTTTACTGATAAAGATCAGTTATTTATCGATTCTCTTTGGCAAGTTGTTAAGAACTAG
- a CDS encoding zinc ribbon domain-containing protein YjdM, with amino-acid sequence MTEENQTCPKCSSPYAYNDGQLWICPECFNEWNPDASSEEDSTPQFVDVNGAQLQNGDSVTVVKDLKAGKGTIKSGTKVKNIRLLEEPVNGHDIACKVDGHGSMYLKCSVVKKA; translated from the coding sequence ATGACAGAAGAAAATCAAACATGCCCAAAATGTAGCTCACCTTACGCCTATAACGATGGCCAATTATGGATCTGCCCAGAATGCTTTAACGAGTGGAATCCTGATGCTAGTTCTGAAGAGGATAGCACTCCACAATTCGTCGATGTAAATGGTGCACAATTACAAAACGGTGACTCTGTAACCGTTGTAAAAGACTTGAAGGCCGGAAAAGGCACGATAAAGTCAGGTACAAAAGTTAAGAATATCCGCCTTCTCGAGGAACCAGTTAATGGCCACGATATCGCCTGTAAAGTCGACGGCCATGGCTCGATGTACCTTAAGTGCTCAGTTGTAAAAAAAGCCTAG
- the rimK gene encoding 30S ribosomal protein S6--L-glutamate ligase: MNILILSSNKNLYSTKRLVEEAKLRGHHVEVVRPDKCYMDVVTGSPMVYYRKRKLDKVDIVIPRIGASVSAYGMAIVRQFEMMGVYCLNSSNAIGRSRDKLRSLQILSQKHLPLPKTGMANNTQQTESLIKLVGGAPMVVKLIEGSQGKGVILAETKKAAESLIDAFRILKANFLVQEFIKDANGADIRCFVVGGKVIGTMMRQAKEGEFRSNIHRGGVGTPVKITPEERKVAIAAAKAMKLNMAGVDIIRSGSGPKILEVNSSPGLEGIEGCTNKNIAVEIIDFVEKNYTKVVKDN, translated from the coding sequence ATGAATATTTTGATTTTATCTTCTAATAAAAACCTTTATTCGACAAAGAGGTTAGTAGAAGAGGCCAAGCTTAGAGGTCACCATGTGGAAGTCGTTCGTCCTGACAAATGTTATATGGATGTTGTAACTGGCTCCCCAATGGTTTACTACCGCAAGAGAAAGTTAGACAAGGTTGATATTGTCATTCCAAGAATTGGAGCAAGTGTTAGTGCCTATGGGATGGCCATCGTTCGCCAATTTGAAATGATGGGTGTTTATTGTTTGAACTCTTCCAATGCCATTGGACGCTCAAGAGATAAACTACGCTCTCTTCAAATCTTATCGCAAAAGCATCTCCCTCTTCCTAAGACAGGGATGGCAAATAATACGCAACAAACAGAGAGTCTAATTAAATTAGTTGGTGGCGCACCGATGGTTGTAAAGCTTATCGAAGGATCACAAGGAAAAGGGGTCATTCTAGCTGAGACAAAGAAGGCAGCAGAGAGTTTAATTGATGCCTTTAGAATTCTTAAAGCGAACTTTCTTGTTCAAGAGTTTATTAAAGACGCAAATGGAGCTGATATTCGCTGCTTTGTCGTTGGTGGTAAGGTGATTGGAACAATGATGAGGCAAGCAAAAGAAGGAGAGTTTCGCTCTAATATTCACAGAGGTGGTGTTGGAACTCCTGTGAAGATTACCCCTGAAGAAAGAAAGGTTGCAATTGCGGCTGCAAAAGCGATGAAACTAAATATGGCCGGAGTTGATATCATTCGCTCAGGTAGTGGCCCAAAGATTCTAGAGGTTAATTCATCTCCTGGATTAGAAGGAATTGAAGGTTGTACAAATAAGAATATAGCCGTTGAAATTATCGACTTCGTTGAAAAGAATTACACAAAAGTTGTAAAGGATAACTAA